A section of the Mangifera indica cultivar Alphonso chromosome 12, CATAS_Mindica_2.1, whole genome shotgun sequence genome encodes:
- the LOC123193575 gene encoding 3-isopropylmalate dehydratase large subunit, chloroplastic-like isoform X1, which translates to MASSAVSPAPASSFIIKKDLGRFCFSSTSQLAIHKCKKSSFSKKILSVMAPQQSERSPATTGSVKTAMTLTEKILARASEKTHLVPGENVWVNIDILMTHDVCGPGSIGIFKKEFGESAKVWDREKVVIIPDHYIFTSDERANRNVDILRDFCMEQNIKYFYDIKDLGNFKANPDYKGVCHVALAQEGHCRPGEVLLGTDSHTCTAGAFGQFATGIGNTDAGFVLGAGKLLLKVPPTLRFVMDGEMPDYLLAKDLILQIIGEISVAGATYRSMEFVGSTVESLTMEERMTLCNMVVEAGGKNGVVPADTTTFKYLEDKTSAAYEPVYSDHQARFLSEYKFDVSKLEPLVAKPHSPDNRALARECKDVKIDRVYIGSCTGGKTEDFLAAAKVFLASGKKVKVPTFLVPATQKVWMDMYTLPVPGSGGKTCSQIFEEAGCDTPASPSCGACLGGPKDTYARMNEPQVCVSTTNRNFPGRMGHKEGQIYLASPYTAAASALTGFVTDPREFLQ; encoded by the exons ATGGCTTCCTCTGCCGTTTCTCCAGCCCCAGCTTCTTCTTTCATCATCAAG AAGGACTTGGGTAGGTTTTGTTTCTCTTCAACATCACAACTTGCCATTCACAAATGCAAGAAATCAAGCTTTTCCAAGAAAATTTTATCGGTCATGGCACCTCAGCAGTCAGAACGCAGCCCTGCCACCACTGgctct gtAAAGACTGCGATGACATTGACTGAGAAGATACTGGCTAGGGCTTCAGAGAAAACCCATTTGGTCCCAGGAGAGAACGTATGGGTTAATATTGATATCTTGATGACCCATGATGTTTGTGGCCCTGGTTCCATTGGTATCTTTAAGAAAGAATTCGGGGAAAGCGCTAAG GTTTGGGACCGTGAAAAGGTTGTCATCATACCTGATCATTATATATTCACAAGTGATGAACGTGCAAACCGTAACGTGGATATCTTGAGAGATTTCTGCATGGAGCAAAATATCAAGTACTTTTATGATATTAAAGATCTTGGTAACTTTAAG GCTAACCCTGATTATAAAGGTGTATGCCATGTTGCACTTGCCCAAGAAGGTCATTGCAGGCCTGGAGAG GTTTTGTTAGGTACAGATTCTCACACCTGCACTGCTGGAGCATTTGGCCAATTTGCCACTGGTATTGGAAACACAGATGCAGGTTTTGTGTTGGGTGCAGGGAAGCTACTGCTCAAG GTGCCCCCAACTCTTAGATTTGTAATGGATGGTGAAATGCCTGATTATTTGCTTGCAAAGGATTTAATCTTACAA ATAATTGGTGAAATATCTGTGGCTGGTGCAACATATAGATCTATGGAGTTCGTTGGCTCAACTGTTGAAAGTTTAACT ATGGAAGAGCGCATGACATTATGCAATATGGTTGTTGAAGCCGGGGGGAAGAATGGTGTGGTCCCTGCTGATACTACAACATTTAAGTATCTCGAG GATAAGACGTCTGCTGCCTACGAACCAGTTTATAGTGATCATCAAGCAAG GTTCCTTTCTGAGTACAAGTTTGATGTTTCTAAGTTGGAGCCTCTGGTGGCAAAG CCGCATTCTCCAGATAATCGTGCTTTAGCCAGAGAATGCAAAGATGTGAAAATTGATCGAGTGTATATTGGATCTTGTACTGGTGGGAAAACAGAAGATTTTCTAGCAGCAGCCAAAGTTTTTCTAGCATCA GGCAAAAAGGTCAAAGTTCCCACATTCCTTGTCCCTGCTACCCAAAAG GTTTGGATGGACATGTATACTCTCCCAGTACCAGGATCTGGTGGCAAGACTTGCTCACAGATATTTGAAGAAGCTGGTTGCGACACACCTGCTAGTCCCAGCTGTGGTGCTTGTTTGGGTGGTCCTAAAGATACTTATGCACGCATGAATGAGCCTCAG GTATGTGTTTCGACAACAAACAGGAACTTCCCTGGAAGAATGGGACATAAGGAAGGACAGATCTATCTGGCTTCACCATATACAGCAGCAGCATCTGCATTGACTGGTTTTGTGACTGATCCAAGAGAGTTTCTGCAGTAG
- the LOC123193575 gene encoding 3-isopropylmalate dehydratase large subunit, chloroplastic-like isoform X2, whose product MASSAVSPAPASSFIIKDLGRFCFSSTSQLAIHKCKKSSFSKKILSVMAPQQSERSPATTGSVKTAMTLTEKILARASEKTHLVPGENVWVNIDILMTHDVCGPGSIGIFKKEFGESAKVWDREKVVIIPDHYIFTSDERANRNVDILRDFCMEQNIKYFYDIKDLGNFKANPDYKGVCHVALAQEGHCRPGEVLLGTDSHTCTAGAFGQFATGIGNTDAGFVLGAGKLLLKVPPTLRFVMDGEMPDYLLAKDLILQIIGEISVAGATYRSMEFVGSTVESLTMEERMTLCNMVVEAGGKNGVVPADTTTFKYLEDKTSAAYEPVYSDHQARFLSEYKFDVSKLEPLVAKPHSPDNRALARECKDVKIDRVYIGSCTGGKTEDFLAAAKVFLASGKKVKVPTFLVPATQKVWMDMYTLPVPGSGGKTCSQIFEEAGCDTPASPSCGACLGGPKDTYARMNEPQVCVSTTNRNFPGRMGHKEGQIYLASPYTAAASALTGFVTDPREFLQ is encoded by the exons ATGGCTTCCTCTGCCGTTTCTCCAGCCCCAGCTTCTTCTTTCATCATCAAG GACTTGGGTAGGTTTTGTTTCTCTTCAACATCACAACTTGCCATTCACAAATGCAAGAAATCAAGCTTTTCCAAGAAAATTTTATCGGTCATGGCACCTCAGCAGTCAGAACGCAGCCCTGCCACCACTGgctct gtAAAGACTGCGATGACATTGACTGAGAAGATACTGGCTAGGGCTTCAGAGAAAACCCATTTGGTCCCAGGAGAGAACGTATGGGTTAATATTGATATCTTGATGACCCATGATGTTTGTGGCCCTGGTTCCATTGGTATCTTTAAGAAAGAATTCGGGGAAAGCGCTAAG GTTTGGGACCGTGAAAAGGTTGTCATCATACCTGATCATTATATATTCACAAGTGATGAACGTGCAAACCGTAACGTGGATATCTTGAGAGATTTCTGCATGGAGCAAAATATCAAGTACTTTTATGATATTAAAGATCTTGGTAACTTTAAG GCTAACCCTGATTATAAAGGTGTATGCCATGTTGCACTTGCCCAAGAAGGTCATTGCAGGCCTGGAGAG GTTTTGTTAGGTACAGATTCTCACACCTGCACTGCTGGAGCATTTGGCCAATTTGCCACTGGTATTGGAAACACAGATGCAGGTTTTGTGTTGGGTGCAGGGAAGCTACTGCTCAAG GTGCCCCCAACTCTTAGATTTGTAATGGATGGTGAAATGCCTGATTATTTGCTTGCAAAGGATTTAATCTTACAA ATAATTGGTGAAATATCTGTGGCTGGTGCAACATATAGATCTATGGAGTTCGTTGGCTCAACTGTTGAAAGTTTAACT ATGGAAGAGCGCATGACATTATGCAATATGGTTGTTGAAGCCGGGGGGAAGAATGGTGTGGTCCCTGCTGATACTACAACATTTAAGTATCTCGAG GATAAGACGTCTGCTGCCTACGAACCAGTTTATAGTGATCATCAAGCAAG GTTCCTTTCTGAGTACAAGTTTGATGTTTCTAAGTTGGAGCCTCTGGTGGCAAAG CCGCATTCTCCAGATAATCGTGCTTTAGCCAGAGAATGCAAAGATGTGAAAATTGATCGAGTGTATATTGGATCTTGTACTGGTGGGAAAACAGAAGATTTTCTAGCAGCAGCCAAAGTTTTTCTAGCATCA GGCAAAAAGGTCAAAGTTCCCACATTCCTTGTCCCTGCTACCCAAAAG GTTTGGATGGACATGTATACTCTCCCAGTACCAGGATCTGGTGGCAAGACTTGCTCACAGATATTTGAAGAAGCTGGTTGCGACACACCTGCTAGTCCCAGCTGTGGTGCTTGTTTGGGTGGTCCTAAAGATACTTATGCACGCATGAATGAGCCTCAG GTATGTGTTTCGACAACAAACAGGAACTTCCCTGGAAGAATGGGACATAAGGAAGGACAGATCTATCTGGCTTCACCATATACAGCAGCAGCATCTGCATTGACTGGTTTTGTGACTGATCCAAGAGAGTTTCTGCAGTAG
- the LOC123193319 gene encoding molybdopterin biosynthesis protein CNX1, which produces MISAEEALQTVLRVGQPLPPISLPLHEALGKVLAQDIRAPDPLPPYPASVKDGYAVVASDGPGEYPVITESRAGNDGVGVIVTPGTVAYVTTGGPIPDGADAVVQVEDTEEIKDGDLKSRRVRILTKTSKGVDIRPVGCDIEKDAIVLQSGQKIGASEIGLLATVGVTNVKVYRTPTIAVLSTGDELVQPTVQCLNRGQIRDSNRAMILAAAMQQQCRVIDLGIARDDEEELEKILDNALSSGIDILITSGGVSMGDKDFVKPLLEKRGTVHFSKVCMKPGKPLTFAEISLKPAENMMMKKTLAFGLPGNPVSCLVCFNLFIVPTIRHLSGWENPHFLRVQACLLQPVKTDRVRPEFHRAIVRWKSNDGSGNPGFVAESTGHQMSSRLLSMKLANALLELPAGGSLISAGTSVSAIIISDFSSIGVTENGLGSTLASTMKGSTTKEASTDASEDTFKVAILTVSDTVASGTGPDRSGPRAVSVVNSSSERLGGARVVATAVVPDDVGKIKDVIQRWSDIDRMDLILTLGGTGFTPRDVTPEATKELIQRETPGLLYVMMQESLKVTPFAMLSRSAAGIRGSTLIINMPGNPNAVSECMEALLPALKHALKQIKGDKREKHPRHVPHAQAVPVDTWEHSYKKASGNAEHSSCSCSH; this is translated from the exons ATGATTTCTGCCGAAGAGGCTCTTCAAACTGTTCTGAGAGTGGGTCAGCCTCTGCCACCCATTTCGTTGCCTCTTCATGAAGCTCTGGGCAAGGTTTTGGCCCAGGATATTCGAGCTCCTGACCCTTTACCTCCTTACCCAGCTTCAGTCAAG GATGGTTATGCAGTAGTTGCATCAGATGGGCCTGGTGAATATCCTGTAATAACTGAATCTAGAGCTGGAAATGATGGAGTTGGTGTGATTGTTACTCCCGGAACTGTTGCATATGTCACAACTGGAG GACCAATACCTGATGGTGCTGATGCAGTTGTCCAAGTTGAGGACACGGAAGAAATCAAAGATGGTGATCTCAAATCTAGGCGAGTAAGGATATTGACTAAAACTAGCAAAGGTGTTGATATTCGTCCAGTG GGATGCGACATTGAAAAAGATGCAATAGTATTACAATCTGGACAAAAAATAGGTGCTTCTGAAATCGGGTTACTTGCTACAGTGGGTGTGACAAATGTGAAG GTGTATAGAACACCGACTATTGCAGTGCTTTCTACAGGAGATGAACTTGTACAACCAACAGTTCAGTGTCTAAACCGTGGCCAG ATTAGGGATTCAAACCGTGCAATGATACTGGCAGCTGCCATGCAGCAGCAGTGCAGAGTTATTGATCTTGGTATTGCcagagatgatgaagaagaactTGAAAAGATCTTAGATAATGCCTTATCATCAGGAATTGATATTCTTATAACTTCTGGAGGTGTTTCCATGGGAGACAAGGATTTTGTCAAGCCATTACTCGAAAAGAGAGGGACAGTACATTTCAGCAAG GTTTGCATGAAGCCAGGGAAGCCCTTAACATTTGCTGAAATCAGTTTAAAGCCTGCAGAGAATATGATGATGAAAAAAACTCTTGCATTTGGTTTACCTGGAAACCCAGTGAGCTGTCTTGTATGTTTTAATCTCTTCATAGTCCCCACCATTCGCCATCTTTCGGGATGGGAAAACCCTCATTTTTTGAG GGTGCAGGCTTGTCTTCTCCAACCAGTGAAGACAGATAGAGTGCGACCTGAATTTCATCGTGCTATTGTTAGATGGAAATCCAATGATGGATCAGGCAATCCTGG ATTTGTTGCTGAGAGCACTGGCCATCAGATGAGCAGCCGACTTTTAAGTATGAAATTAGCCAATGCCTTGTTGGAGTTGCCAGCAGGTGGCAGTTTAATTTCTGCTGGAACTTCTGTGTCAGCTATCATAATTTCAGATTTTAGTAGTATTGGTGTTACTGAGAATGGCTTAGGATCAACTTTGGCTTCTACAATGAAAGGAAGCACAACCAAAGAGGCAAGTACAGATGCTTCTGAGGACACTTTCAAAGTAGCTATTCTCACAGTAAGTGATACAGTTGCATCAGGAACTGGACCTGATCGAAG TGGGCCTAGAGCTGTTTCTGTTGTAAATTCTTCATCAGAAAGGTTAGGTGGAGCGAGGGTAGTTGCAACAGCTGTAGTCCCAGATGATGTGGGAAAAATCAAAGATGTTATCCAGAGATGGTCTGATATTGACAGAATGGATCTCATCCTTACCCTTG gTGGCACTGGCTTCACCCCAAGAGACGTAACCCCTGAAGCTACAAAAGAGTTGATTCAGAGAGAAACACCAGGTCTTTTATATGTCATGATGCAGGAGAGTTTAAAA GTGACACCATTTGCCATGCTCTCGCGCTCAGCTGCAGGGATAAGAGGGTCAACATTG ATCATTAACATGCCGGGAAATCCAAACGCGGTTTCTGAATGCATGGAAGCGTTGTTGCCGGCCCTCAAGCATGCATTGAAGCAGATAAAGGGTGACAAGAGAGAAAAACATCCTCGTCATGTACCGCACGCACAAGCAGTGCCTGTGGATACATGGGAGCACAGTTACAAGAAAGCTTCTGGTAATGCAGAACATagttcttgttcttgttctcATTAG